The Ictidomys tridecemlineatus isolate mIctTri1 chromosome 6, mIctTri1.hap1, whole genome shotgun sequence genome includes a region encoding these proteins:
- the Asb8 gene encoding ankyrin repeat and SOCS box protein 8, giving the protein MSSSMWYIMQSIQSKYSLSERLIRTIAAIRSFPHDNVEDLIRGGADVNCTHGTLKPLHCACMVSDADCVELLLEKGAEVNALDGYNRTALHYAAEKDEACVEVLLEYGANPNALDGNRDTPLHWAAFKNNAECVRALLESGASVNALDYNNDTPLSWAAMKGNLESVSILLDYGAEVRVINLKGQTPISRLVALLVRGLGTEKEDSCFELLHRAVGHFELRKNGIMPREVAKDQQLCEKLTVLCSAPGTLKTLSRYAVRRSLGLQYLPDAVKGLPLPASLKEYLLLVE; this is encoded by the exons ATGAGTTCCAGTATGTGGTATATTATGCAGAGCATTCAGAGCAAATACTCTCTCTCAGAGCGCTTAATCCGAACAATCGCTGCCATCCGTTCCTTCCCACACGATAATGTAGAGGACCTCATCAGAGGG ggAGCAGATGTGAACTGTACCCATGGCACACTGAAGCCCCTGCATTGTGCCTGTATGGTGTCCGATGCTGACTGTGTGGAGTTACTCCTGGAAAAAGGAGCTGAG GTTAATGCCCTTGATGGTTACAACCGAACAGCCCTTCACTATGCAGCAGAGAAAGATGAGGCTTGTGTGGAGGTCCTATTGGAGTATGGTGCAAACCCCAACGCATTGGATGGCAACAGAGACACTCCACTTCATTGGGCAGCCTTTAAGAACAATGCTGAGTGTGTGCGGGCTCTCCTAGAGAGTGGGGCCTCAGTCAATGCCCTGGATTACAACAATGATACGCCACTCAGCTGGGCTGCCATGAAGGGAAATCTTGAGAGCGTCAGCATCCTTCTTGATTATGGTGCAGAAGTCAGAGTCATCAACCTAAAAGGCCAGACACCCATCTCCCGCCTGGTGGCTCTATTAGTCAGGGGACTTGGAACAGAGAAAGAGGACTCCTGCTTTGAGCTCCTCCACAGAGCTGTTGGACACTTTGAATTAAGGAAAAATGGCATCATGCCACGAGAGGTGGCCAAAGACCAACAGCTATGTGAAAAACTGACTGTGCTGTGCTCAGCCCCAGGAACTCTAAAAACACTCTCTCGCTATGCTGTGCGCCGCAGCCTGGGACTCCAGTATCTGCCAGATGCAGTGAAGGGCCTCCCACTGCCGGCTTCTTTGAAGGAATACTTGCTACTTGTAGAATAA
- the Pfkm gene encoding ATP-dependent 6-phosphofructokinase, muscle type: protein MTHEEHHAAKTLGIGKAIAVLTSGGDAQGMNAAVRAVVRVGIFTGARVFFVHEGYQGLVDGGDHIREATWESVSMMLQLGGTVIGSARCKDFRDREGRLRAALNLVKRGITNLCVIGGDGSLTGADTFRSEWSDLLSDLQKAGKITPEEATKSSYLNIVGLVGSIDNDFCGTDMTIGTDSALHRIVEIVDAITTTAQSHQRTFVLEVMGRHCGYLALVTSLSCGADWVFIPECPPDDDWEEHLCRRLSETRTRGSRLNIIIVAEGAIDKNGKPITSEDIKNLVVKRLGYDTRVTVLGHVQRGGTPSAFDRILGSRMGVEAVMALLEGTPDTPACVVSLSGNQAVRLPLMECVQVTKDVTKAMDEKRFDEAMKLRGRSFMNNWEVYKLLAHVRPPVSKSGSHTVAVMNVGAPAAGMNAAVRSTVRIALIQGNRVLVVHDGFEGLAKGQIEEAGWSYVGGWTGQGGSKLGTKRTLPKKNFEQISANITKFNIQGLVIIGGFEAYTGGLELMEGRKQFDELCIPFVVIPATVSNNVPGSDFSIGADTALNTICTTCDRIKQSAAGTKRRVFIIETMGGYCGYLATMAGLAAGADAAYIFEEPFTIRDLQANVEHLVQKMKTTVKRGLVLRNEKCNENYTTDFIFNLYSEEGKGIFDSRKNVLGHMQQGGSPTPFDRNFATKMGAKAMNWMSGKIKESYRNGRIFANTPDSGCVLGMRKRALVFQPVTELKDQTDFEHRIPKEQWWLKLRPILKILAKYEIDLDTSDHAHLEHISRKRSGEAAV, encoded by the exons ATGACCCATGAAGAGCACCATGCTGCCAAAACCCTTGGGATTGGCAAAGCCATTGCCGTGTTAACCTCTGGTGGAGATGCCCAAG GAATGAATGCTGCTGTCAGGGCTGTGGTTCGAGTTGGTATCTTTACTGGTGCCCGTGTCTTCTTTGTCCATGAG GGTTACCAAGGCCTGGTGGATGGTGGAGATCACATCAGGGAGGCCACCTGGGAAAGTGTTTCCATGATGCTTCAGCTG GGAGGCACAGTGATTGGAAGTGCCCGGTGCAAGGATTTTCGGGACCGAGAAGGACGACTCCGAGCTGCCCTCAACCTGGTGAAGCGTGGGATCACCAATCTGTGTGTCATTGGGGGTGATGGCAGCCTCACTGGCGCTGACACTTTCCGTTCCGAGTGGAGTGATTTATTGAGTGACCTCCAGAAAGCTG GTAAGATCACACCTGAAGAGGCTACAAAGTCCAGCTACCTGAATATTGTGGGCCTGGTTGGCTCAATTGACAATGACTTCTGTGGTACTGATATGACCATTGGCACTGATTCTGCCCTGCACCGAATTGTAGAGATTGTAGATGCCATCACTACTACTGCTCAGAG CCACCAGAGGACATTTGTGTTAGAAGTGATGGGTCGCCACTGTGG ATACCTGGCCCTTGTCACCTCTCTCTCCTGTGGGGCTGACTGGGTTTTTATTCCTGAATGTCCACCTGATGATGACTGGGAGGAACACCTTTGTCGCCGGCTTTCCGAG ACAAGGACCCGTGGTTCTCGTCTCAACATCATCATTGTGGCTGAGGGTGCAATTGACAAGAATGGGAAACCAATCACCTCAGAAGACATCAAGAAT CTGGTGGTGAAGCGTCTAGGATATGACACTCGGGTGACTGTTTTGGGGCATGTGCAGCGGGGTGGAACACCATCAGCCTTTGACCGGATCCTG GGAAGCAGGATGGGTGTGGAAGCAGTGATGGCACTCTTGGAGGGGACTCCAGACACCCCGGCCTGTGTGGTGAGCCTCTCTGGTAACCAGGCTGTGCGCCTGCCCCTAATGGAGTGTGTCCAGGTG ACCAAAGATGTGACCAAGGCCATGGATGAGAAGAGATTTGATGAAGCCATGAAGCTGAGAGGCCG GAGCTTCATGAACAACTGGGAGGTATACAAGCTTCTAGCTCATGTCAGACCCCCGGTCTCTAAG AGCGGTTCGCATACAGTGGCTGTGATGAATGTGGGGGCTCCAGCTGCCGGCATGAATGCTGCTGTTCGCTCCACTGTGAGGATTGCCCTTATCCAGGGCAACCGTGtgctggttgtacatgatggctTTGAGGGCCTGGCCAAGGGTCAG attgaggaagctggctggagctATGTTGGGGGCTGGACTGGCCAAGGTGGTTCCAAACTTGGGACTAAAAG GACTCTACCCAAGAAGAACTTTGAACAGATCAGTGCCAACATAACTAAGTTTAACATTCAGGGTCTTGTCATCATTGGGGGCTTTGAG GCATATACAGGGGGCCTGGAGCTGATGGAGGGCAGGAAGCAATTTGATGAACTCTGCATCCCATTTGTGGTCATTCCTGCTACTGTCTCCAACAACGTCCCTGGCTCAGACTTCAGCATTGGGGCTGACACAGCACTAAATACCATTTGTACG ACATGTGATCGCATCAAGCAGTCAGCAGCAGGCACCAAACGTCGGGTGTTTATCATTGAGACTATGGGTGGCTACTGTGGCTACCTGGCCACCATGGCAGGACTGGCAGCTGGAGCTGATGCTGCCTATATCTTTGAGGAACCCTTCACCATTCGAGACCTGCAG gcGAATGTTGAACATCTGGTGCAAAAGATGAAAACAACTGTGAAAAGAGGCTTGGTGCTCAG GAATGAGAAGTGCAATGAGAACTATACCACTGACTTcatcttcaacctgtactctgaGGAGGGAAAGGGCATCTTCGACAGCAGGAAGAATGTGCTTGGCCACATGCAGCAG GGTGGGAGTCCAACTCCCTTTGACAGGAATTTTGCCACTAAGATGGGAGCTAAGGCTATGAACTGGATGTCTGGGAAAATCAAAGAGAGTTACCGTAATG GGCGGATCTTTGCCAACACTCCAGACTCTGGCTGTGTTCTAGGGATGCGTAAGAGGGCCCTGGTCTTTCAACCAGTGACTGAACTGAAGGACCAGACAGATTTTGA GCACCGAATACCCAAGGAACAGTGGTGGCTGAAGCTGAGGCCCATCCTCAAAATCCTAGCCAAGTATGAGATTGACTTGGACACCTCAGACCACGCCCACTTGGAGCACATCTCTCGGAAGCGGTCTGGAGAAGCTGCAGTCTAG